The genomic interval CTCAATTGGACAAGAAATTCGTTAAAGCCTTTGTTACTAACATTGGTGGACGTACTTCTCACTCTGCAATTATGGCTCGTACTTTGGAAATTCCTGCTGTTCTTGGAACAAATAATATTACTGAACTTGTTTCTGAAGGTCAACTTTTGGCTGTTTCAGGATTGACTGGTGAAGTAATTCTTGATCCATCTACTGAACAACAAAGCGAATTCCACAAAGCTGGTGAAGCTTATGCTGCTCAAAAAGCAGAATGGGCTGCTCTTAAAGACGCTGAAACTGTTACAGCTGATGGACGTCATTATGAGCTTGCTGCTAATATCGGAACACCTAAAGACGTTGAAGGTGTTAACGATAACGGTGCTGAAGCAATTGGTCTTTATCGTACAGAATTCTTGTACATGGATGCACAAGATTTCCCTACAGAAGATGACCAATACGAAGCATATAAAGCTGTACTTGAAGGAATGAACGGTAAACCAGTTGTTGTCCGTACAATGGACATCGGTGGTGACAAAACATTGCCTTACTTTGACCTTCCTAAAGAAATGAACCCATTCCTCGGATGGCGTGCACTTCGTATCAGCCTTTCAACAGCTGGTGACGGAATGTTCCGTACACAATTGCGTGCACTCTTGCGTGCTTCTGTACACGGACAACTTCGTATCATGTTCCCAATGGTTGCTCTCGTAACTGAGTTCCGTGCAGCTAAGAAGATTTATGACGAAGAAAAAGCAAAATTGATTGCTGAAGGTGTTCCAGTTGCAGATGGTATCGAAGTAGGTATCATGATTGAAATTCCAGCAGCAGCAATGCTTGCAGACCAATTTGCTAAGGAAGTTGATTTCTTCTCAATTGGTACAAACGACCTCATCCAATATACAATGGCTGCAGACCGTATGAA from Lactococcus lactis carries:
- the ptsP gene encoding phosphoenolpyruvate--protein phosphotransferase, whose protein sequence is MTTMLKGIAASSGVAVAKAYLLVQPDLSFETKTIADTANEEARLDAALATSQSELQLIKDKAVTTLGEEAASVFDAHMMVLADPDMTAQIKAVINDKKVNAESALKEVTDMFIGIFEGMTDNAYMQERAADIKDVTKRVLAHLLGVKLPSPALIDEEVIIVAEDLTPSDTAQLDKKFVKAFVTNIGGRTSHSAIMARTLEIPAVLGTNNITELVSEGQLLAVSGLTGEVILDPSTEQQSEFHKAGEAYAAQKAEWAALKDAETVTADGRHYELAANIGTPKDVEGVNDNGAEAIGLYRTEFLYMDAQDFPTEDDQYEAYKAVLEGMNGKPVVVRTMDIGGDKTLPYFDLPKEMNPFLGWRALRISLSTAGDGMFRTQLRALLRASVHGQLRIMFPMVALVTEFRAAKKIYDEEKAKLIAEGVPVADGIEVGIMIEIPAAAMLADQFAKEVDFFSIGTNDLIQYTMAADRMNEQVSYLYQPYNPSILRLINNVIKAAHAEGKWAGMCGEMAGDQTAVPLLMGMGLDEFSMSATSVLQTRSLMKRLDSKKMEELSSKALSECATMEEVIALVEEYTK